A genome region from Populus alba chromosome 5, ASM523922v2, whole genome shotgun sequence includes the following:
- the LOC118061719 gene encoding disease resistance protein RPV1 isoform X2 — translation MASSNSNSSKWDYDVFLSFQGADTGKGFTDHLYSALVRDGIHTFRDANEINSGEEIGPEYLQVIEKSRFSIVILSKGYASSTWCLDELVHILECRKGGHAVWPVFYDIDPSDVEELKGSFEEAFAEHEKSFKNDMDKVEKWKDALREVAYLKGLDLQKHWDGHEAKNIDYIVKEISDRLDRTILSVTTHPVGLLSRAKEVISLLGEKLVDVRIVGIYGMGGIGKTTVAKEVYNLVFHEFEGSCFLENVRKESISKGIAYLQRQLLSETLKRKHEKIDNISRGLNVIRDRLHRKRVFIVLDDIDELEQLNKILGNFDWLFPGSRVIITTRIKDLLQPSELYLQYEVKELNDDDSLQLLRLHAFNEHHPVDNYMDCMRRIVSYVRGIPLALEVLGSSLCGQTIDVWNSKLEKLKVIGNGDIHNKLKISYDSLDDTEKFIFLDIACFFIGYNKDYIMSILEDCGFFPADGINTLMRRCLVKVGPDNKLSMHDLLRDMGREIVRQESSTDPGERSRLWRQEDVIDVITDRMGTKAVEGLILNLPGLKQSFSTKAFKKMKKLRLLQLNCIFLEGSYEYISTKLRWLCWLEFPLKSIPPDLCLETLIALDMRYSSLHQFSEETKALCEKSIYSIFLPVKDIPTWFSHQNEGDTISLQVPALDRDCKVTGFLISVVYAWEDSIESCYLSPNITVVNRTRNFDWMYDPRVTFFPCEVEQDMMWLSCWLFENERNEKGVVDMSWRFQDEMEEGDRLDVLIDMGFGIVVKRCGIHLLYHHNDLQGSQSNDILAAISHACFSRHHGRFMMSSRLWLTFNRNCHVVTLTRRWYDAQSFKRWSDKREQRVNELPGFYQ, via the exons ATGGCTTCCTCCAACTCCAACTCATCAAAATGGGATTATGATGTGTTCTTGAGTTTTCAGGGTGCAGACACTGGGAAAGGTTTCACAGACCATTTATATTCTGCTTTGGTTCGAGATGGAATCCACACATTTAGAGATGCTAATGAGATCAATAGTGGTGAAGAAATTGGACCCGAGTATCTTCAAGTAATTGAGAAGTCAAGGTTTTCTATTGTCATTCTCTCAAAAGGCTATGCATCCTCCACTTGGTGTCTTGATGAGCTTGTGCACATCCTCGAATGTAGAAAAGGAGGCCATGCTGTTTGGCCTGTCTTTTATGACATAGATCCATCTGACGTTGAAGAGCTGAAAGGGAGTTTTGAAGAAGCTTTTGCTGAAcatgaaaagagtttcaagaaTGACATGGATAAAGTGGAGAAATGGAAGGATGCTCTCAGAGAAGTTGCTTACCTCAAGGGCCTGGATCTACAAAAACATTGGGATGG GCATGAAGCAAAAAATATTGACTATATTGTTAAGGAGATTTCAGACAGACTTGACCGAACAATCTTGAGTGTCACTACACACCCAGTTGGTTTGCTTTCTCGTGCAAAAGAGGTGATTTCATTGCTAGGTGAAAAGCTAGTAGATGTCCGTATAGTTGGGATATATGGGATGGGGGGTATAGGCAAAACGACTGTTGCCAAGGAGGTTTACAATTTAGTCTTCCATGAATTTGAAGGTAGCTGCTTCCTTGAAAATGTTAGAAAAGAATCAATTTCCAAGGGCATAGCCTACTTACAGAGGCAACTTCTCTCGGAGACcttgaaaagaaaacatgaaaagatAGACAACATTAGTAGAGGATTGAACGTGATAAGAGACAGGCTGCATCGGAAGCGCGTTTTCATTGTTCTGGATGACATTGATGAACTGGAACAGCTGAATAAGATTCTTGGAAATTTCGACTGGCTTTTTCCAGGAAGCAGGGTGATAATAACAACTAGAATCAAGGATCTGCTACAACCATCAGAGTTGTATCTACAATACGAGGTTAAGGAATTGAATGACGATGACTCTCTTCAGCTCCTACGTTTACATGCCTTTAATGAACACCATCCCGTTGATAATTACATGGATTGCATGAGAAGAATTGTATCTTATGTTAGAGGAATTCCTCTAGCTCTTGAAGTCTTGGGCTCTTCTTTGTGCGGCCAAACCATCGATGTATGGAATAGCAAGTTGGAAAAGCTGAAAGTGATTGGCAACGGAGACATCCACAACAAACTTAAAATAAGTTATGATTCTCTTGATGATACTGAGAAATTTATATTTCTAGATATTGCATGTTTCTTCATTGGATATAACAAGGATTACATCATGAGCATACTTGAAGATTGTGGTTTCTTTCCTGCTGATGGAATTAATACTCTCATGAGGAGGTGCCTTGTAAAAGTTGGACCTGATAATAAGTTATCGATGCATGATTTGCTTAGGGACATGGGAAGAGAGATCGTTCGCCAAGAGTCTTCTACAGATCCCGGGGAACGTAGCAGACTGTGGCGCCAAGAAGATGTCATCGATGTAATAACCGACCGAATG gGTACAAAAGCAGTTGAAGGCCTCATTCTAAACCTGCCAGGATTAAAGCAGTCGTTTAGTACCAAGGCAttcaaaaagatgaaaaagctaCGACTGCTGCAACTCAATTGCATATTCCTTGAAGGAAGCTATGAATATATTTCCACTAAATTAAGGTGGCTGTGCTGGCTTGAATTCCCTTTGAAATCAATACCACCTGATCTTTGTTTGGAAACTTTGATTGCTCTAGATATGCGCTATAGCAGTCTACACCAGTTTTCGGAGGAAACAAAG GCTCTTTGTGAAAAATCTATTTACAGCATCTTTTTACCAGTGAAGGACATTCCAACATGGTTCAGCCATCAGAATGAAGGAGACACAATATCCTTGCAAGTGCCCGCACTTGATCGTGATTGTAAAGTAACAGGATTTCTTATATCGGTAGTTTATGCATGGGAAGATTCCATTGAATCCTGCTATTTATCCCCTAACATTACAGTTGTTAACAGAACAAGAAATTTTGACTGGATGTATGACCCACGAGTCACCTTCTTTCCATGTGAAGTCGAACAAGATATGATGTGGCTGAGCTGTTGGTTGTTTGAGAATGAAAGAAACGAGAAAGGCGTAGTAGATATGAGCTGGAGATTTCAGGATGAGATGGAAGAAGGGGATCGACTGGATGTCTTGATTGACATGGGTTTTGGAATTGTCGTGAAAAGGTGTGGCATCCACTTGCTTTACCATCACAACGATTTACAGGGTTCCCAGTCAAATGATATACTAGCTGCTATTTCACATGCTTGCTTTTCAAGACACCATGGGAGGTTCATGATGTCAAGTCGTCTGTGGTTGACATTCAATCGCAACTGCCATGTAGTAACACTTACTCGAAGGTGGTATGATGCACAAAGTTTCAAGAG ATGGTCAGACAAAAGGGAGCAAAGGGTGAACGAGCTACCTGGTTTTTATCAATGA
- the LOC118061719 gene encoding TMV resistance protein N isoform X1, with amino-acid sequence MASSNSNSSKWDYDVFLSFQGADTGKGFTDHLYSALVRDGIHTFRDANEINSGEEIGPEYLQVIEKSRFSIVILSKGYASSTWCLDELVHILECRKGGHAVWPVFYDIDPSDVEELKGSFEEAFAEHEKSFKNDMDKVEKWKDALREVAYLKGLDLQKHWDGHEAKNIDYIVKEISDRLDRTILSVTTHPVGLLSRAKEVISLLGEKLVDVRIVGIYGMGGIGKTTVAKEVYNLVFHEFEGSCFLENVRKESISKGIAYLQRQLLSETLKRKHEKIDNISRGLNVIRDRLHRKRVFIVLDDIDELEQLNKILGNFDWLFPGSRVIITTRIKDLLQPSELYLQYEVKELNDDDSLQLLRLHAFNEHHPVDNYMDCMRRIVSYVRGIPLALEVLGSSLCGQTIDVWNSKLEKLKVIGNGDIHNKLKISYDSLDDTEKFIFLDIACFFIGYNKDYIMSILEDCGFFPADGINTLMRRCLVKVGPDNKLSMHDLLRDMGREIVRQESSTDPGERSRLWRQEDVIDVITDRMGTKAVEGLILNLPGLKQSFSTKAFKKMKKLRLLQLNCIFLEGSYEYISTKLRWLCWLEFPLKSIPPDLCLETLIALDMRYSSLHQFSEETKSLKKLKFLDLSHSHELTKTPNFEGLPCLEKLLLKDCVSLVEVHDSIGILGRLLFLSFKNCKSLITLPGSICALSSLKKLNVSGCLKLEGLPEDLGSLKSLVVLLADGTAIRTIPETIRNLEKLKILSFHDCHLIFSPRKFLQTMNIFPASLQELDLRHCNLSDSMIPHDFRGLFLLQTLKLCGNNFTSLPASIGNLPKLTELWLNNCKRLEHIPELQSSLETFHANDCPRLEFINMKFWRGGELNLHGCRNLKCLQGFFNLEPLGVDVVEKILGTCGLVMEKPFPAVEVHIINNLTRTAIISPLQALCEKSIYSIFLPVKDIPTWFSHQNEGDTISLQVPALDRDCKVTGFLISVVYAWEDSIESCYLSPNITVVNRTRNFDWMYDPRVTFFPCEVEQDMMWLSCWLFENERNEKGVVDMSWRFQDEMEEGDRLDVLIDMGFGIVVKRCGIHLLYHHNDLQGSQSNDILAAISHACFSRHHGRFMMSSRLWLTFNRNCHVVTLTRRWYDAQSFKRWSDKREQRVNELPGFYQ; translated from the exons ATGGCTTCCTCCAACTCCAACTCATCAAAATGGGATTATGATGTGTTCTTGAGTTTTCAGGGTGCAGACACTGGGAAAGGTTTCACAGACCATTTATATTCTGCTTTGGTTCGAGATGGAATCCACACATTTAGAGATGCTAATGAGATCAATAGTGGTGAAGAAATTGGACCCGAGTATCTTCAAGTAATTGAGAAGTCAAGGTTTTCTATTGTCATTCTCTCAAAAGGCTATGCATCCTCCACTTGGTGTCTTGATGAGCTTGTGCACATCCTCGAATGTAGAAAAGGAGGCCATGCTGTTTGGCCTGTCTTTTATGACATAGATCCATCTGACGTTGAAGAGCTGAAAGGGAGTTTTGAAGAAGCTTTTGCTGAAcatgaaaagagtttcaagaaTGACATGGATAAAGTGGAGAAATGGAAGGATGCTCTCAGAGAAGTTGCTTACCTCAAGGGCCTGGATCTACAAAAACATTGGGATGG GCATGAAGCAAAAAATATTGACTATATTGTTAAGGAGATTTCAGACAGACTTGACCGAACAATCTTGAGTGTCACTACACACCCAGTTGGTTTGCTTTCTCGTGCAAAAGAGGTGATTTCATTGCTAGGTGAAAAGCTAGTAGATGTCCGTATAGTTGGGATATATGGGATGGGGGGTATAGGCAAAACGACTGTTGCCAAGGAGGTTTACAATTTAGTCTTCCATGAATTTGAAGGTAGCTGCTTCCTTGAAAATGTTAGAAAAGAATCAATTTCCAAGGGCATAGCCTACTTACAGAGGCAACTTCTCTCGGAGACcttgaaaagaaaacatgaaaagatAGACAACATTAGTAGAGGATTGAACGTGATAAGAGACAGGCTGCATCGGAAGCGCGTTTTCATTGTTCTGGATGACATTGATGAACTGGAACAGCTGAATAAGATTCTTGGAAATTTCGACTGGCTTTTTCCAGGAAGCAGGGTGATAATAACAACTAGAATCAAGGATCTGCTACAACCATCAGAGTTGTATCTACAATACGAGGTTAAGGAATTGAATGACGATGACTCTCTTCAGCTCCTACGTTTACATGCCTTTAATGAACACCATCCCGTTGATAATTACATGGATTGCATGAGAAGAATTGTATCTTATGTTAGAGGAATTCCTCTAGCTCTTGAAGTCTTGGGCTCTTCTTTGTGCGGCCAAACCATCGATGTATGGAATAGCAAGTTGGAAAAGCTGAAAGTGATTGGCAACGGAGACATCCACAACAAACTTAAAATAAGTTATGATTCTCTTGATGATACTGAGAAATTTATATTTCTAGATATTGCATGTTTCTTCATTGGATATAACAAGGATTACATCATGAGCATACTTGAAGATTGTGGTTTCTTTCCTGCTGATGGAATTAATACTCTCATGAGGAGGTGCCTTGTAAAAGTTGGACCTGATAATAAGTTATCGATGCATGATTTGCTTAGGGACATGGGAAGAGAGATCGTTCGCCAAGAGTCTTCTACAGATCCCGGGGAACGTAGCAGACTGTGGCGCCAAGAAGATGTCATCGATGTAATAACCGACCGAATG gGTACAAAAGCAGTTGAAGGCCTCATTCTAAACCTGCCAGGATTAAAGCAGTCGTTTAGTACCAAGGCAttcaaaaagatgaaaaagctaCGACTGCTGCAACTCAATTGCATATTCCTTGAAGGAAGCTATGAATATATTTCCACTAAATTAAGGTGGCTGTGCTGGCTTGAATTCCCTTTGAAATCAATACCACCTGATCTTTGTTTGGAAACTTTGATTGCTCTAGATATGCGCTATAGCAGTCTACACCAGTTTTCGGAGGAAACAAAG TCTCTTAAAAAGCTGAAATTCCTCGACCTTAGCCACTCCCATGAGCTCACCAAGACTCCTAACTTCGAAGGCTTACCTTGTCTTGAAAAATTGTTACTTAAAGATTGCGTTAGTTTGGTAGAGGTTCATGACTCCATTGGAATTCTTGGCCGTCTTCTTTTTCTGAGTTTCAAAAATTGCAAGAGCCTTATAACTCTTCCAGGGAGCATCTGTGCTCTAAGCTCACTTAAGAAGCTAAATGTGTCAGGTTGCTTGAAACTTGAGGGATTGCCTGAAGATTTGGGGAGTTTGAAATCCTTGGTTGTTCTTCTTGCTGATGGAACTGCAATACGTACCATTCCAGAAACCATTAGAAATctagaaaaacttaaaatattgtcttttcaTGATTGTCATCTTATCTTTTCCCCAAGAAAATTTCTACAAACAATGAACATCTTCCCAGCTTCTTTACAAGAACTAGATCTCAGACACTGCAACTTATCTGATTCCATGATTCCGCATGATTTTCGAGGCTTATTCCTTCTGCAAACTTTGAAATTATGCGGGAACAACTTTACAAGCTTACCAGCTAGCATTGGAAACCTTCCTAAGCTTACAGAACTTTGGCTAAACAACTGCAAAAGACTGGAGCACATCCCAGAGCTTCAGTCAAGCTTGGAAACATTCCATGCAAATGATTGCCCCAGGCTGGAATTTATTAACATGAAATTCTGGCGAGGAGGAGAGCTGAATTTGCATGGTTGTCGAAACTTAAAATGCTTGCAGGGATTTTTCAACTTGGAACCCTTAGGAGTGGACGTTGTGGAAAAAATTCTTGGAACTTGTGGCTTGGTCATGGAAAAACCTTTCCCAGCTGTTGAAGTGCATATAATTAATAATCTGACAAGAACTGCTATAATTAGCCCTCTACAG GCTCTTTGTGAAAAATCTATTTACAGCATCTTTTTACCAGTGAAGGACATTCCAACATGGTTCAGCCATCAGAATGAAGGAGACACAATATCCTTGCAAGTGCCCGCACTTGATCGTGATTGTAAAGTAACAGGATTTCTTATATCGGTAGTTTATGCATGGGAAGATTCCATTGAATCCTGCTATTTATCCCCTAACATTACAGTTGTTAACAGAACAAGAAATTTTGACTGGATGTATGACCCACGAGTCACCTTCTTTCCATGTGAAGTCGAACAAGATATGATGTGGCTGAGCTGTTGGTTGTTTGAGAATGAAAGAAACGAGAAAGGCGTAGTAGATATGAGCTGGAGATTTCAGGATGAGATGGAAGAAGGGGATCGACTGGATGTCTTGATTGACATGGGTTTTGGAATTGTCGTGAAAAGGTGTGGCATCCACTTGCTTTACCATCACAACGATTTACAGGGTTCCCAGTCAAATGATATACTAGCTGCTATTTCACATGCTTGCTTTTCAAGACACCATGGGAGGTTCATGATGTCAAGTCGTCTGTGGTTGACATTCAATCGCAACTGCCATGTAGTAACACTTACTCGAAGGTGGTATGATGCACAAAGTTTCAAGAG ATGGTCAGACAAAAGGGAGCAAAGGGTGAACGAGCTACCTGGTTTTTATCAATGA